One part of the Anopheles coustani chromosome 2, idAnoCousDA_361_x.2, whole genome shotgun sequence genome encodes these proteins:
- the LOC131262942 gene encoding arf-GAP domain and FG repeat-containing protein 1, which yields MALVRKKLDDKILKTLRELVAVGGNKECFDCGQKGPTYINMTIGSFVCTSCSGILRGLTPPHRVKSISMATFTQEEIEFLKQNGNDNCSRTWLGLWDPKRAIKQEHRDFMIDKYEKQRYYLEPASPLKSLPTNASSSLTSLSVGGGSSNKNANESLVPLKTPTLTPPPAKLRLNRNNSGSCNGLNTVNSSSSIVAPAAAGGATAGVQFQQQFSPDDSGFFGSTSADPPKILPPTPQKGQSALQRKNGIKIKGGAAAAKGQLPPTFERNQKNGLLNNSSTGGGGFAGSSGDINANKFTPDGDFVADFGSANIVNNVSNGGSHYGSTSSLKNGSSSENGSYGQHNGLNGKASAREMENFADFDHNPIFNSAENMKSYFSSNSFDSSTTNSVSSTASVQSLTGSDPFANFYSHTLAGNCSNAGSNAGTPTASSSGTGPSAKYGTAGYTCMSPEDNLHTGKPQSRSYGFGNTFTTETRFSPNANSIQSGPTGAPFQYHLPSGGPKGPGSLQENHPLGNGNSLGCTVNANHFNNNSGNEDTSPNETVQWNFWQQFGNSCWPAEDQFQQQQQPFRNNHALQMTSPQHAAAVAQTTNYRSDQYRWSLPMPLGATGSNGNLNGTNNGNTSMHSTPSVDRYAALKDLDEQFREIKLEQQAEANNNTVTSNGITNGHGTADPHASQVSTANPFKTANPFQQLQQQQQQQQQQTMAWPVNGMNGGTPRDQALPNGAGFYATSPYQGGFVHGSSPQLYNGTPVANGNVGGAVGSYLPTGYHQPNGNGYAMAVGGPNGGLHAGQFNATLNGVVPGVNSNPVHHFGNFGNPFMATGTTAGSSNNPFL from the exons aCGAGGTCTCACACCACCGCATCGAGTGAAATCGATCTCGATGGCCACATTCACACAGGAGGAAATAGAGTTTCTCAAACAGAATGGCAACGACAACTGCAGCCGGACGTGGTTGGGCCTGTGGGATCCCAAGCGTGCAATCAAGCAGGAACATCGTGACTTCATGATAGACAAATACGAAAAGCAAAG ATACTACCTGGAACCTGCTAGTCCGCTGAAGTCGCTGCCCACGAACGCGTCGAGCTCGCTGACGTCACTGTCGGTAGGAGGAGGGAGTAGCAACAAGAATGCCAATGAAAGTTTAGTTCCTCTCAAAACGCCAACGCTAACGCCCCCACCGGCCAAGCTGCGCTTGAATCGTAACAACTCCGGCTCGTGCAACGGGCTGAATACGGTGAACTCATCCTCTTCGATCGTTGCCCCGGCGGCGGCAGGCGGTGCGACAGCGGGCGTCCAGTTCCAGCAGCAATTCTCACCGGACGACAGTGGATTTTTCGGCTCGACGTCGGCGGATCCACCCAAAATCCTGCCACCGACACCGCAGAAGGGTCAGTCGGCGCTTCAGCGAAAGAACGGCATCAAGATCAAGGGAGGAGCCGCCGCAGCGAAGGGTCAACTGCCGCCAACGTTCGAGCGCAATCAGAAGAACGGATTGCttaacaacagcagcaccggCGGTGGGGGTTTTGCGGGAAGCAGCGGCGATATCAACGCCAACAAGTTTACACCGGACGGGGACTTTGTGGCCGACTTTGGTAGCGCAAACATCGTCAACAACGTCAGCAACGGGGGCAGCCACTACGGCAGCACGAGCAGTTTGAAGAACGGAAGCAGTAGCGAGAACGGGAGCTACGGGCAGCACAATGGACTCAACGGCAAAGCGTCCGCCAGGGAGATGGAAAACTTTGCCGATTTCGACCACAATCCTATCTTCAATTCGGCAG AAAACATGAAATCATACTTCAGCTCGAACAGTTTCGAtagcagcaccaccaacagCGTCAGCAGCACGGCCAGCGTGCAAAGCCTGACCGGATCCGATCCGTTTGCAAACTTTTACTCGCACACACTGGCGGGCAACTGCAGCAACGCGGGGTCCAATGCTGGCACACCGACGGCGTCCTCATCCGGAACCGGTCCGTCGGCGAAGTACGGTACTGCCGGCTACACTTGTATGTCACCGGAAGACAATTTGCACACGGGCAAGCCGCAAAGTCGCAGCTATGGGTTCGGAAATACTTTCACCACTGAAACCCGTTTTTCGCCGAATGCAAACTCCATCCAGAGTGGCCCCACTGGGGCTCCCTTTCAGTATCATTTACCTTCGGGGGGACCCAAAGGCCCGGGCTCGCTACAGGAGAACCATCCGCTGGGTAACGGAAATTCCTTGGGATGCACAGTGAATGCAAATCATTTCAACAATAACTCCGGTAACGAGGATACATCACCGAACGAGACGGTACAGTGGAACTTTTGGCAACAGTTTGGCAATAGCTGCTGGCCAGCCGAGGATCAGTTTCAA cagcagcagcaaccgttTCGTAACAATCATGCTCTGCAGATGACGAGTCCGCAACATGCTGCTGCGGTTGCCCAAACAACAAACTATCGCTCAGATCAGTATCGATGGA GTCTTCCGATGCCGCTTGGAGCGACCGGTTCAAATGGTAACCTGAACGGCACCAACAATGGCAATACGTCCATGCACTCAACACCATCCGTCGATCGATACGCCGCACTGAAGGATCTGGATGAACAGTTCCGGGAGATAAAATTAGAACAGCAGGCCGAAGCAAACAACAATACGGTGACGTCCAACGGCATAACGAATGGTCATGGTACAGCCGATCCTCACGCGTCCCAAG TGTCCACGGCAAACCCGTTCAAAACGGCAAATCCGTTCCAGCagctgcaacagcagcaacagcaacagcagcagcaaacgatGGCATGGCCAGTTAATGGTATGAACGGAGGGACACCGCGAGATCAGGCGCTGCCAAATGGAGCTGGTTTCTACGCGACGTCACCGTACCAAGGAGGATTTGTGCACGGTTCCAGTCCGCAGCTGTACAATGGTACCCCAGTGGCCAATGGGAATGTTGGCGGAGCCGTCGGTAGCTATCTACCCACCGGGTACCATCAACCGAACGGTAATGGATACGCGATGGCAGTAGGTGGCCCGAACGGTGGCTTGCATGCTGGGCAATTTAATGCTACGCTAAACGGAGTAGTACCCGGCGTTAACTCCAACCCGGTGCATCATTTTGGAAACTTTGGAAACCCGTTTATG GCCACCGGTACGACAGCAGGAAGCTCGAATAATCCTTTCTTATGA
- the LOC131261881 gene encoding stress-induced-phosphoprotein 1, with product MATSEENKALALKEKDLGNAAYKKKDFETALQHYRAALTHDPTDITFHNNIAAVYFEQKEFKKCIEECEKAVEVGRENRADYKLIAKAFTRTGNAYRRLEDYKSAKTYFEKSLSEHRTPEVKSLLSDTEKRIKDMERLAYIDPAKAEEEKEKGNEFFKKGDYSMAVKHYSEAIKRNPDDAKLYSNRAACYTKLAAFDLGLKDCETCCRLDETFIKGWIRKGKILQVMQKPSEALTTYQKALEIDPNNAEALEGYRACSVAVHANPKEVMKKAMNDPEVQQILKDPAMRVILEQMQNDPKAVQEHLKNPQVASKIQKLLESGIIQIY from the exons ATGGCAACCTCTGAAGAAAATAAGGCGCTGGCGCTGAAGGAAAAGGATCTCGGCAATGCGGCGTACAAAAAGAAAGACTTCGAAACAGCGCTTCAGCATTACCGGGCCGCCCTGACGCACGACCCTACGGACATAACATTCCACAATAATATTGCGGCGGTGTACTTCGAGCAGAAAGAGTTCAAAAAATGCATCGAGGAGTGCGAGAAGGCGGTTGAGGTAGGTCGAGAGAACCGGGCCGATTACAAGCTGATTGCAAAGGCGTTCACGCGCACGGGCAATGCTTACCGGCGGCTGGAGGATTACAAATCCGCCAAGACCTACTTTGAAAAGTCACTGTCCGAACACCGAACACCGGAGGTTAAGTCGTTACTAAGCGACACGGAGAAACGAATCAAGGATATGGAGCGTCTGGCCTACATCGATCCTGCCAAGGCGGAGGAAGAGAAGGAGAAGGGTAACGAGTTCTTCAAGAAGGGCGACTACAGTATGGCCGTGAAGCACTACTCGGAAGCGATCAAGCGCAACCCGGACGACGCGAAACTGTACAGTAACCGTGCGGCTTGCTATACCAAACTGGCCGCCTTCGATCTCGGGCTGAAGGATTGCGAAACCTGCTGCCGGCTGGACGAAACGTTCATCAAAGGATGGATCCGCAAGGGTAAAATCCTGCAAGTGATGCAGAAGCCCTCGGAAGCGCTAACTACCTACCAGAAAGCGCTAGAAATTGACCCCAACAATGCGGAAGCACTGGAAGGATACCGGGCTTGCTCGGTGGCCGTGCATGCCAACCCCAAGGAGGTCATGAAGAAAGCCATGAACGATCCGGAGGTGCAACAGATCCTGAAAGATCCGGCGATGCGCGTTATCCTAGAACAGATGCAAAACGATCCAAAGGCAGTGCAAGA GCATCTCAAAAATCCACAAGTTGCTTCCAAAATACAGAAACTTTTGGAGTCTGGAATCATTCAGATCTACTAA